Below is a genomic region from Glaciihabitans sp. INWT7.
TCGCCTCCCTCTCGCCGATCATGGCGGAGGTCATCGATGCGGCGGGCAAGGGGATGCCGGTTCTGGGCATCTGCAACGGATTCCAGATGCTCACCGAGGCGCACCTGCTCGAGGGCGGCTTGATCCGCAACGATCATGGCAGCTTCATCTGCCGCGACCAGAAACTGCGGGTAGAGAACACCGCCACCGCCTGGACCAATGAGTTCGAATCCGGGGCCGAGATCACCATCCCGCTGAAAAACGGGGAAGGCGGCTTCATCGCCGATGCGGAGACCATCGCCCGGCTCGAAGGCGAAGGGCGGGTGGTCTTCCGCTACCTGGACGTCAACCCCAACGGCTCACTCGACGACATCGCCGGCATCACGAACGCCCGCGGAAACGTCGTCGGCCTGATGCCGCATCCTGAGCACGCGACCGAAGAAGGATTCGGCCCCGATACCGCTCTCGCGATGCGCAACGGAACCGACGGGCT
It encodes:
- the purQ gene encoding phosphoribosylformylglycinamidine synthase subunit PurQ; its protein translation is MTSIGVITFPGSLDDRDAQRAVRLAGATPVALWHGSHSLEGVDAIVLPGGFSYGDYLRCGAIASLSPIMAEVIDAAGKGMPVLGICNGFQMLTEAHLLEGGLIRNDHGSFICRDQKLRVENTATAWTNEFESGAEITIPLKNGEGGFIADAETIARLEGEGRVVFRYLDVNPNGSLDDIAGITNARGNVVGLMPHPEHATEEGFGPDTALAMRNGTDGLTVFTSAIAALISA